TAATGATTTATCTAATCGATCTATAATATATAATGACTAAAtatcttatttatttaataaatctaAAATGTTGTTTTGTTGCTTATAAGTTATAATAGTGATCGGAGGGGGTATCAATCAGATCCTATACATGGGTTAAAAAGTTGTTTGCACTCTAAGCaatgtatttaattaattttctcgGATCCACCCAAAAGTAAAATGTATACAATCAAGGACATTTATGATCAGTTTCGAACACCTAGCAAGAAACGTTGCTGAATTGGTATGTCATTATAATTTGGATTGTCCACCTATTCCTCTGACTCTGAAAGCGATGTATGAAATGAATGAATGCAGCAGTGCAATGGCATTATATATCGTTTTATTCCGACGAGTTCGATAGAACCCGCCGCTTCAGTCGTGGATCTCATCTCGCGCTGCTGCCACACGTTACCGACAGACAGTCAAATTAAATTCACGAATTAATACTACATTTTGTTAAGCACTTTGATTGCTATAAAACAATAATCACCAGAAATTgaacattttaaaattgaagACTGTAGTTTAAGCACTTTGATTGCTAGATTTGATGGTGAGATATATGATGGCGTAGAAGATGAAACACCGACAATTGGTGCGTTACACAATGTATAATATATTATCAAATTAAACCGCACTATTAGTATTTATCTTGCTTCAGCTCCATGCACCTCATTCTTTCACTCTGTATTCTGAGCTGAACAAACAGTTCCCAACTTAAATCATGGCTCATTCATCGTCTTGGCTACTTTTCTTGTTCATTCTTTTGCTTGTATCATCAATACTCACTACTAATGCTCTTTCAACAGTAGCCAAAGACGAACAAGTTCCATGCACAATGTGCGCTGAGTGCGAGAATCCATGCCAACCCCTGCCACCTCCACCTCCGCCTGTGGTAGAGTGCCCgccgccaccatcaccacctccaccattgccaccaccaccgtcaccgccaccaccacctgcTATAGTTGAATGTCCGCCTCCACCACCAAAATCATTGTGTCCGGATAATTGTGAAACGCCGCCTATTATGCCGTGGACGCCGCCCCAAGGACCACCGCGGTCTCCATACCACTATGACCCGTACCATGTTCCACCAGGTTATGGCGACAATAGCGGTGGAAAGATGGTGCCCCTTCCGGTCTACTTCACAATGATGCAGTCCTTCATTTTTGTAGCCTTTATTTGCTTGCCGTATTATTACTTGTTTATTTAGGTGAATTGTTTCAATAATTCTTTGTCCTTTTGTTTTTACTGGAGTTACTTTACCGGACAACGTACAACAACAAATGTTGTAAGGTGTTCTCTCTAAATTTCAGGAGTTCTAAGCTCAAAGGTAAACCATTAATCTCAAGCTCGTGATTAGCGTTAGATGAAAATATGTTTTTCTTATAGTTGTGTCTTCTCAtagattttctcttttctctatggTTGTTACGAGTTTTGAtatctttccgatataaaaaaaaaaacatgaattaTGATGGATTTTTGAATCTCTGGCTCTCATTGATTACAAATGACATTTAATGTCCTGAAATAATGATCTTTGAGAACTAGAGATAACCCCCCTTTTTTTAGTGGGTTAAGCGTGATAACTCTTGGCCCTAAGCTTGTGCATTTGGTGGGCTTGAAAATATGCTCTtgtcattgaccaaaaaaataaaatgctCTTGTGATTGACCTTGTCCGATGACTAAGAGAGACACAGTCCTCTTAAATGTACATGTGTGCTTATTGAGCTTAAAGATGTGATCTTATGATTGACCCAATTACCTCTTGCGAgatactctctccgttcctgatcttttgttatttaaggttatgcacattgtttaagagtgtaatcatttaaatatttattgacATAAACACCATTATTAAATGTTGAGttagagtgaagagagagaatgatagttattggttaagaaactTGATATGATCAGTGGCGGATCCATgacccggggtcagggggttcaaaattttcaaatgagcacaaggggtgccacaCTGCCACAAGAAACTCCTTAATTCCCCAGTATAGCAAATAGCAATGCAACATCTCATGCACACAAAATGCATTCAATcttaaagaaagaagaaagaggcacCTATTACTTTTAGCATTTACTTGTAAAATATGGAAAGTTGCGTGCCAACACCTCTGCTCTCTGCCTACTTCTtcaaataagaaaacaaaaataggtaCAAAGAGTGCAAGACCCTTCAAAAGCCACCCACATGAAAACTGTCATAGCATAGGCACTGCAATAATGGCCCAAAAAAAACGCACCCTTCCTCTGCAGACTGCAATCCTCAATCTTTCTCCAGCCAGAATAACAACAAGGCTACAAATACAAATATACAATTCAAGAGCATAGTACCCACACAAGCTTATGCTAACTTTCAGATTGCTTCAACAACAGCACAATGATTTGATAAAAAGTGTTGgggtttttcaatttggggttttcaatttgggggtttaggtttttaatttggggtttttcaatttggggttttcAATTTCTTACTAACCTTCAagcttcaagtcttcaacaGCAGCACAGAGAGAGAGTGGTGGTGCGTTGGGCGGCCGCAGgtgggcggtggtggtggactggtggcGTTGGTGGGCGTGGGCTGTGGCTGCCGTGATTCGTGAGTGAAGGAGAGTTGAGACCGTGAGATGAGAGAGTGAGTGcgtgaggaagagagagagagaggagtgagGAATGAGTGACTGAGTGTTGACTCCTTGACTGGGACCTGGGtgcaattttcaaatttcagggggttcaaaaaaaaaatcactctaGGGGGGTAagtaggattttttttttcagggggttcagttgaaccccctcaTGTcaacgtgggtccgcccctggatatgattttgattggtgaaaataaaagatgataggtgagagatataatattaaatgagggtatacatggaataaattgagaaaaaatgcattgggtttgtaaaacaacaaaagttttgaaatttagaccaaaacttaaaacaacaaaagatcagaaacggagggagtagctcGAAAGCGGCACAACCCTCCTAGCCCTTAGGCACGCTTGTTTGATGGGTATGATCGATGTAATCATCATGAAAACCCTCTTATCTTTTATCATGTTAAATTTTTTGTTTATAACATGTGAGacctttttaatatttatgaagAGAGTGAAAGACAAAAATGTCGCATGAGATGATCATAATCATAAATCTTTCAGCTAGTTATAATTGAACATTTAATTTAATCAGGTCGTTTTTCATCTTTTAGCTAAGGAaacttataagctttcagctaccTTATAAGATTTTAGCTAATTTGCCAGTTAAGCGTGTCAACGTAGGCTAAAAGTGAGGTGACCGAGGAGAAGGGAGGGGGGCAAAACAGGTAGTTTAATCGAAGGGAGTATGAGGGTCGTCGAACTAAGGCGAGGGTGGAGGAGAATGACGAGGGTCGAGGGGGGGGGTGTGGAGCTGACAATGGCAAATGAGGGAGGGGGGGGGGAGGTGGCTCATATCATTGGAGGAGGGTGAGAGGGAGTGGCAGCGGAGGAAGGTGGAGGAGAGATGACGACGACGGGTGATGGGTGAAGGGCAGCTGAGGAAAGTGAGTGGGGGCGTGGAGGAGGGTGAGAGGCGACAAAGCGGGGAGAGGGGTAGAGTAAGGTGAATTGGTGAAAAGGACGTTTGAGGAGAATGTGGAAGAGATAGGCTTTGCAATGAAGTTGGGGTAGAGAAATCAATTGTCATTCTTTAATTTCTCCATCGCCATTTAGAATTATGTTAAGTTAAAGATATAATCAATAATCTCTTCAAATA
This is a stretch of genomic DNA from Lotus japonicus ecotype B-129 chromosome 1, LjGifu_v1.2. It encodes these proteins:
- the LOC130732725 gene encoding uncharacterized protein LOC130732725, which gives rise to MAHSSSWLLFLFILLLVSSILTTNALSTVAKDEQVPCTMCAECENPCQPLPPPPPPVVECPPPPSPPPPLPPPPSPPPPPAIVECPPPPPKSLCPDNCETPPIMPWTPPQGPPRSPYHYDPYHVPPGYGDNSGGKMVPLPVYFTMMQSFIFVAFICLPYYYLFI